In Polaribacter sp. L3A8, a genomic segment contains:
- a CDS encoding ExbD/TolR family protein: MSRKESPEINAGSMADIAFLLLIFYLVTTTMTVDSGIARKIPEKQKNPTDLDINERNILEVNINKNNQLFVDGKIIQLKELKQIAINFIDNGGGLDINKNNCDWCTGKRDKSSSDHPSKAIISIKTDRLINYETYISSLNILNSAYTHLRNKLAVKLHNRNYESLLEDFNTSNNSDKNIQEKIKLIREKYPLLLSETEINN, encoded by the coding sequence ATGAGTAGAAAAGAATCTCCAGAAATTAACGCAGGCTCTATGGCAGACATTGCGTTTTTATTATTAATCTTCTACTTAGTAACCACAACAATGACCGTTGATTCAGGAATAGCAAGGAAAATTCCGGAAAAGCAAAAAAACCCAACAGATTTAGATATCAATGAAAGGAATATCTTAGAAGTAAACATCAACAAAAACAATCAATTATTTGTAGACGGAAAAATAATTCAATTAAAAGAGTTAAAACAAATTGCGATTAACTTTATAGATAATGGTGGCGGTTTAGACATCAACAAAAACAACTGTGATTGGTGTACAGGAAAAAGAGATAAATCATCATCAGATCATCCATCCAAAGCAATTATATCTATAAAAACAGACCGGTTAATAAATTATGAAACCTATATTTCTTCGTTAAACATTTTAAATTCTGCATACACACATTTACGAAATAAATTAGCAGTTAAGTTACACAACCGAAATTATGAGAGCCTATTAGAAGACTTCAATACCTCTAACAACAGTGATAAAAACATTCAAGAAAAAATAAAATTAATTCGAGAAAAATATCCGCTTTTATTATCCGAGACAGAAATTAATAACTGA
- a CDS encoding IS3 family transposase, whose amino-acid sequence MSKRDRTKEEKNFKRKWLYQCFGISKQAFYKREKVKQSKAINDTKIITMVKEYRKKVSSRTGGKKLYKELKNQLIEQRIKIGRDKFFDVLRLHNLLVPKLKNYITTTNSNHLFKKYKNLIQNKIPTRPEQLWVSDITYIKTEKGHNYLAIVTDAYSKKIMGYKLDDHMRVSLCKDALKMALKNRKYPSKKLIHHSDRGMQYCCPEYTLFAESNGITMSMTEQYDPYENAIAERINRTLKYEYGLRNCLKNTLIAQKSAKQAVYIYNNLRTHFSLELRKPAEVHLNPNIKYKSYRKNNVNLTELTI is encoded by the coding sequence ATTAGCAAAAGAGATAGAACTAAAGAAGAAAAAAATTTTAAAAGAAAATGGCTCTATCAATGTTTTGGGATTAGTAAACAAGCCTTTTACAAAAGAGAAAAAGTAAAACAAAGTAAAGCGATAAACGACACTAAAATAATTACGATGGTCAAAGAATATCGTAAAAAAGTAAGCTCCAGAACTGGGGGTAAAAAACTCTATAAAGAACTTAAAAATCAGTTGATAGAACAAAGAATTAAAATCGGTAGAGATAAGTTTTTTGATGTATTAAGACTGCATAATTTACTCGTCCCTAAACTCAAAAACTACATAACTACCACAAACTCTAATCATCTATTTAAAAAATATAAAAACCTCATTCAAAACAAAATACCTACTAGACCCGAACAACTTTGGGTAAGCGATATTACATACATTAAAACAGAAAAAGGACACAACTATTTAGCAATTGTAACCGATGCATACTCTAAGAAAATTATGGGATATAAATTAGATGACCATATGAGGGTATCACTCTGTAAAGATGCTTTAAAAATGGCTTTAAAAAATAGAAAATATCCATCGAAAAAGTTGATTCATCATTCTGACAGAGGTATGCAATACTGTTGCCCAGAATATACCCTGTTTGCTGAAAGTAATGGAATAACAATGAGCATGACAGAGCAATATGATCCATATGAAAACGCTATTGCTGAGAGAATCAATAGAACTTTGAAATATGAATATGGACTTAGAAACTGCCTTAAAAACACTCTTATTGCTCAAAAATCAGCTAAACAAGCTGTATATATTTACAACAATTTAAGAACACATTTTAGCCTAGAATTAAGAAAACCAGCTGAAGTACATTTAAATCCAAACATCAAATACAAATCCTATCGAAAAAATAATGTAAATTTGACGGAACTTACAATTTAA
- the fabD gene encoding ACP S-malonyltransferase, protein MKAYIFPGQGAQFTGMGLDLYEKSALAQEYFEKANKILGFSITDIMFEGTAEQLKETKVTQPAIFLHSVILAKVLGDSFQPEMVAGHSLGELSALVANGVLTFDDGLKLVSKRALAMQKACEAASSTMAAVLGLADNIVEETCAEIDGVVVAANYNCPGQLVISGEIAAVEKACEVLTEKGARRALLLPVGGAFHSPMMEPARAELAAAIEATDFSTPTCAIYQNVVAKAVTSPDEIKENLIAQLTAPVKWTQCVQAMIADGGTEFIEVGPGKVLQGLMRKIDRSVAASGANLPE, encoded by the coding sequence ATGAAAGCATATATTTTTCCGGGTCAAGGAGCGCAATTTACAGGAATGGGATTGGATTTATACGAAAAGTCTGCATTAGCGCAAGAATACTTTGAAAAAGCAAACAAAATTTTAGGATTCTCGATTACAGATATTATGTTTGAAGGAACTGCTGAGCAATTAAAAGAAACGAAAGTTACGCAGCCAGCAATCTTTTTACACTCTGTAATTTTAGCGAAAGTTTTAGGAGATTCTTTTCAACCAGAAATGGTTGCAGGACACTCTTTAGGAGAATTATCTGCTTTGGTTGCAAACGGAGTTTTAACTTTTGATGATGGTTTAAAGTTGGTTTCTAAACGTGCTTTAGCAATGCAAAAAGCATGTGAAGCAGCTTCTTCTACAATGGCTGCTGTTTTAGGATTGGCAGATAATATTGTGGAAGAAACGTGTGCAGAAATTGATGGAGTAGTGGTTGCTGCAAATTACAATTGTCCTGGACAATTAGTTATTTCTGGGGAAATTGCTGCAGTTGAAAAAGCGTGTGAAGTATTAACAGAAAAAGGAGCAAGGAGAGCCTTGTTATTACCTGTTGGTGGAGCATTTCACTCACCAATGATGGAGCCTGCAAGAGCTGAATTGGCTGCTGCAATTGAGGCAACTGATTTTAGCACGCCTACATGTGCTATTTATCAGAATGTGGTAGCAAAAGCAGTTACAAGTCCAGATGAGATTAAAGAAAATTTAATTGCTCAATTAACTGCGCCAGTAAAATGGACGCAATGTGTACAAGCAATGATTGCAGATGGAGGAACTGAATTTATTGAAGTTGGACCTGGTAAAGTTTTACAAGGTTTAATGCGTAAAATAGATAGATCTGTTGCTGCTAGTGGAGCAAATTTACCAGAATAA
- the galE gene encoding UDP-glucose 4-epimerase GalE: MKRILVTGGLGFIGSHTVVELQNEGFEVVIIDDLSNTSINVLDNITSITGVKPDFHQIDLRIKSDVKNFFDNNKVDGIIHFAAFKAVGESMHKPLDYYENNLGSLIYLLQEMRDRKLDNFIFSSSCTVYGQADELPITENAPVKAAESTYGNTKQIGEEILSDASRAHNLNIIALRYFNPIGAHPSIKIGELPLGVPQNLIPYITQTAAGMRAELSVFGDDYDTVDGTAVRDYIHVVDLAKAHIAALQRLIKKNNKKAFEYFNVGTGKGSSVLEVIKAFEKASGKPLNYKIVPRREGDITAAYADTTIANKELNWKTEQTLEEALASSWKWQLAQK; the protein is encoded by the coding sequence ATGAAAAGAATATTAGTAACAGGAGGATTAGGTTTTATTGGTTCTCACACAGTAGTAGAGTTACAAAATGAAGGCTTTGAAGTAGTAATTATTGATGATTTATCTAATACATCTATCAATGTTTTAGACAACATAACATCTATAACAGGTGTTAAACCAGATTTTCATCAAATTGATTTAAGAATTAAAAGTGATGTAAAAAACTTTTTTGACAATAACAAAGTAGATGGAATTATTCACTTCGCTGCGTTTAAAGCAGTTGGAGAAAGCATGCACAAACCTTTAGATTATTATGAAAATAATCTAGGTTCTCTTATCTACTTATTACAAGAAATGAGAGATAGAAAATTAGACAATTTTATTTTTTCTTCTTCTTGTACAGTTTATGGGCAAGCAGATGAATTACCTATTACAGAAAATGCACCTGTAAAAGCGGCTGAATCTACGTATGGAAACACAAAACAAATTGGTGAAGAAATTTTAAGTGACGCTAGTAGAGCACATAACTTAAACATTATCGCTTTAAGATACTTTAACCCAATTGGAGCGCATCCATCAATTAAAATTGGAGAATTACCTTTAGGCGTTCCTCAAAACTTAATTCCTTATATTACACAAACTGCAGCAGGTATGCGTGCCGAATTATCTGTTTTTGGTGATGATTATGATACTGTAGACGGTACTGCTGTTCGTGATTATATTCACGTAGTAGATTTAGCAAAAGCACATATTGCTGCTTTACAGCGTTTGATTAAAAAGAACAATAAAAAAGCATTTGAATATTTTAATGTAGGTACAGGAAAAGGAAGTTCTGTTTTAGAAGTAATTAAAGCTTTTGAAAAAGCATCTGGAAAACCATTAAATTATAAAATTGTTCCAAGAAGAGAAGGAGATATTACTGCTGCTTATGCAGATACTACCATTGCAAACAAAGAGTTAAACTGGAAAACAGAACAGACTCTAGAAGAAGCATTAGCGTCTTCATGGAAATGGCAACTAGCTCAAAAATAA
- the cdaA gene encoding diadenylate cyclase CdaA, with amino-acid sequence MFDFIEFSLLDVLDILLVATLLYYIYKLLKGTVAINIVIGIAFIFLIWKITQALKMEMLSGILGYLLSGGVIALIIVFQQEIRKFLLMIGTTNFTNKRSFLKQLKFLQTEISSEIDTETILDACKKMSKTKTGALIVIERTNALDFLINTGDTMNALVNVAILESVFYKNSPLHDGALIIRDNYIVATRVVLPVSDSTKIPARFGLRHRAAIGVSEKTDAVCLLVSEETGEISYIKDGGFELYSDHNDLNEKLRKDFT; translated from the coding sequence ATGTTCGACTTTATTGAATTTTCTTTATTAGATGTGTTAGACATTTTATTAGTTGCAACACTACTCTACTACATTTACAAACTATTAAAAGGTACAGTTGCTATTAATATAGTTATTGGTATTGCATTTATTTTCTTAATCTGGAAAATTACCCAAGCCTTAAAAATGGAAATGCTAAGTGGTATTTTAGGCTACTTACTTTCTGGTGGAGTTATTGCCTTAATTATTGTATTTCAACAAGAAATACGTAAATTCTTACTGATGATCGGTACTACAAACTTTACCAATAAACGAAGTTTTTTAAAACAACTAAAGTTTTTACAAACAGAAATTAGTTCAGAAATTGATACAGAAACAATTTTAGACGCTTGTAAAAAAATGTCTAAAACAAAAACAGGAGCCTTAATTGTTATTGAACGTACAAATGCTTTAGACTTTTTAATAAACACTGGCGATACAATGAATGCTTTAGTTAATGTAGCTATTTTAGAAAGTGTTTTCTATAAAAACAGTCCTTTACATGATGGAGCGTTAATTATTAGAGATAATTATATTGTTGCAACACGTGTAGTTTTACCCGTTTCAGACAGTACAAAAATACCTGCAAGATTTGGCTTAAGACACAGAGCTGCAATAGGTGTTTCTGAAAAAACAGATGCTGTTTGTTTATTAGTTTCAGAAGAAACAGGAGAAATATCTTATATAAAAGATGGAGGTTTTGAGCTCTATTCTGACCATAATGATCTAAACGAAAAGCTTAGAAAAGATTTTACATAA
- a CDS encoding ABC transporter ATP-binding protein, translating into MANKTGKTFDLQIFLRLMSYAKRYKLNFFIAVSSTIILALVALLNPYLIKETVDKYITEKDTQGLINNVLLMFVVVLIEALLRFTFIYFANWVGQHIIRDIRAKTFRHILQFKMSYFDTNSVGKLVTRVVSDIETIAAFFSSGVFTIVSDILQMFAVAVLMFYLNWKLALIALAVLPILIYATNVFQKAIKATFQEVRNQVANLNGFVQERVAGMKIVQLFNREKVEYKNFMDINNKHKDAYVKTIWYFSIFFPIAEILSSIGIGLIVWFGSKQIIGGAVPGPGTVMAFVQMAQMLFRPLRQIADKFNQLQMGIVSGERVFKVIDTQSSIVKNGTVIAKQLKGDICFKDVRFSYIKQEEVLKGISLDVKSGQTVAIVGATGAGKSTIINLINRFYEIDSGTICVDDVSIDEYDLESLRNQVAVVLQDVFLFSDSILNNITLKNNKISFKEVEEAAKQIGIHDFIMTLPGGYQYNVKERGAMLSSGQRQLIAFLRAYVSKPSILILDEATSSVDSHAEQMIQYATETITKGRTSIVIAHRLATIKQADKIIVMDKGLIVEEGTHNELLDREEGYYKNLYDKQFSLEKAS; encoded by the coding sequence TTGGCAAATAAAACAGGTAAAACTTTCGATTTACAAATTTTTTTAAGATTAATGTCTTATGCAAAACGCTATAAATTAAACTTTTTTATTGCGGTTTCTTCCACTATTATTCTAGCTCTTGTAGCTTTACTGAATCCTTATTTAATAAAAGAAACTGTAGATAAATACATTACAGAAAAAGATACACAAGGTCTTATTAACAATGTTCTTTTAATGTTTGTTGTGGTACTTATTGAAGCATTACTACGATTTACATTTATCTATTTTGCCAATTGGGTTGGCCAGCATATTATTAGAGATATTAGAGCAAAAACTTTTAGACATATTTTACAGTTTAAAATGTCTTATTTTGATACAAATTCTGTAGGTAAATTAGTCACAAGAGTTGTTTCTGACATAGAAACTATTGCTGCTTTTTTTAGTAGTGGAGTTTTTACCATTGTAAGCGATATTTTACAAATGTTTGCTGTTGCTGTTTTAATGTTTTATCTTAATTGGAAACTGGCTTTAATTGCGTTAGCGGTTTTACCAATTTTAATTTATGCGACTAATGTTTTTCAGAAAGCAATAAAAGCAACCTTTCAGGAAGTAAGAAATCAAGTTGCAAATTTAAATGGTTTTGTTCAAGAGAGAGTTGCAGGAATGAAGATTGTACAACTCTTTAATAGAGAGAAAGTAGAGTATAAAAATTTTATGGATATCAATAATAAGCACAAAGATGCTTATGTAAAAACCATTTGGTATTTTTCAATTTTCTTTCCTATTGCAGAAATTTTATCATCAATAGGTATTGGTTTAATCGTTTGGTTTGGAAGTAAACAAATTATTGGGGGGGCAGTTCCTGGTCCTGGAACGGTAATGGCTTTTGTACAAATGGCACAAATGTTATTTAGACCTTTACGACAAATTGCTGATAAATTTAACCAATTACAAATGGGTATTGTGTCTGGAGAGCGAGTTTTTAAAGTGATTGATACACAAAGTAGTATTGTTAAAAACGGAACCGTTATAGCAAAACAATTAAAAGGCGATATCTGTTTTAAAGATGTTAGATTTAGTTATATAAAACAGGAAGAAGTTTTAAAAGGAATTTCATTAGATGTAAAAAGCGGACAAACGGTTGCCATTGTTGGCGCAACAGGAGCAGGGAAATCTACAATTATTAACTTAATAAACCGGTTTTACGAAATAGACAGTGGTACTATTTGTGTTGATGATGTTTCTATTGATGAATATGATCTAGAAAGTTTAAGAAATCAGGTTGCTGTGGTTTTACAGGATGTTTTCTTATTTTCAGATTCAATTTTAAATAACATTACGTTAAAGAATAATAAAATTTCTTTTAAAGAAGTAGAAGAAGCTGCAAAGCAAATAGGAATTCACGACTTTATAATGACACTTCCTGGAGGTTATCAATATAATGTAAAAGAACGTGGTGCCATGTTATCTTCTGGCCAACGACAATTAATTGCTTTTTTAAGAGCTTATGTTAGTAAACCAAGTATTTTAATTTTAGATGAGGCTACCTCTTCTGTAGATTCTCATGCAGAACAAATGATTCAATATGCAACAGAAACGATAACAAAAGGAAGAACTTCTATTGTAATTGCGCATCGTTTAGCAACCATAAAACAAGCGGATAAGATTATTGTAATGGATAAGGGGCTTATTGTAGAAGAAGGAACTCATAACGAATTGTTAGATAGGGAAGAAGGGTATTATAAAAATTTGTACGATAAACAATTTAGTCTAGAAAAAGCATCTTAA
- a CDS encoding helix-turn-helix domain-containing protein, giving the protein MKTQKEHWRKKSYEKVTLELKLFVVDQIQNGQISTNFASIKYDIPRTTISYWIRKYSTLAQQNKGMSKLDEIKKLKERIEELEFVKDFQQDIIADMEIITGVDLSKKSLPKTLAKEIELKKKKILKENGSINVLGLVNKPFTKEKK; this is encoded by the coding sequence ATGAAAACACAAAAAGAACACTGGCGAAAAAAAAGCTACGAAAAAGTAACTTTAGAACTCAAATTATTCGTCGTTGACCAAATTCAAAATGGTCAGATCTCTACAAACTTTGCTTCCATAAAATACGATATTCCTAGAACTACTATTTCATATTGGATTAGAAAATATAGTACCTTAGCTCAACAAAATAAAGGTATGAGTAAACTAGACGAAATTAAAAAACTAAAGGAACGTATTGAAGAACTGGAGTTTGTAAAGGACTTTCAGCAAGATATTATTGCTGATATGGAAATCATTACTGGCGTCGATTTGTCAAAAAAGTCGCTACCCAAAACATTAGCAAAAGAGATAGAACTAAAGAAGAAAAAAATTTTAAAAGAAAATGGCTCTATCAATGTTTTGGGATTAGTAAACAAGCCTTTTACAAAAGAGAAAAAGTAA
- a CDS encoding penicillin acylase family protein, whose product MKFLRRFLRILLILVVLLAVSVWLYSKTYHPNYSGELELKNLSDEVTVYFDDIGVPHINAQNQKDAYVALGYLHAQDRLWQMELMRRIAAGRLSEIFGKDLVRVDQFFGGLGIEEAADKTITGLDKTADSYILTQSYLDGVNQFIKEGKTPIEFTLVGVEKEKYTLKDIYNVFGYMSFSFAVAHKTDPLLTEIKEKLGNSYLNELLSSNSDYLTINRTSVPTKIEATISNSVASIMDDLPVSPFIGSNSWVLAPEKTKNGKVIFENDPHIAYSQPSVWYQNHIKTPNFEIYGFNIALMPFPLLGHNREYAYGLTMLANDDLNFYVEESNPDNALEYKTVAGYKAYELRSKTISIKNERDTTFQVKVSKHGPIMNGLIEHVIDDRPIAMSWIYTQLPNDMLDVSYGLAHANSISDFKKAVSRIHAPGLNVMYGDAEDNIAWFSSAKLYALREGLSSKTYLNGASGEDEILEYLPFEENPKAINPSWNYVYSANNQVDSVRGKLYSGYYQPQDRAKRIVELLDKKNDFTKEDIADMTYDVKSATVPGIIHSLLKSVDKSILTVSERKAFSVLENWDGTYLKTAVAPTIYNRFLYEFLKETYQDELGGSFDLFINSQLQDEVLPNQVNRENSVWWDNIATKNKIETRKDIVLASFKKSFVFLQNQLGENVDDWTWNRVISVEYEHAIGKAGGLLRAFFNVGPFETIGGNEVINNQIFKLDSTGYYKVTAGPSTRRVIDFSDIENSLAIIPTGQSGNRFSEYYKDQTQKYLDGKFVKMRLNQSEIEASENVLILKPKE is encoded by the coding sequence ATGAAGTTTTTAAGACGTTTTTTAAGAATTCTGTTAATTCTTGTGGTATTGCTCGCAGTTTCTGTTTGGTTGTACTCTAAAACATATCATCCAAATTATTCTGGAGAATTAGAATTGAAAAACCTTTCTGATGAGGTAACCGTCTATTTTGATGATATTGGTGTGCCACATATAAACGCCCAAAATCAAAAAGATGCCTATGTTGCTTTAGGATATTTGCATGCGCAAGATCGATTGTGGCAAATGGAATTAATGCGAAGAATTGCAGCCGGAAGATTGTCTGAAATTTTTGGAAAAGACTTGGTGAGAGTCGATCAGTTTTTTGGAGGGTTAGGGATAGAAGAAGCGGCAGATAAAACCATTACAGGTTTAGATAAAACGGCCGATTCTTATATTTTAACGCAATCTTATTTAGATGGTGTAAATCAATTTATAAAAGAAGGAAAAACGCCTATAGAATTTACTTTAGTAGGAGTAGAGAAAGAAAAATATACCCTAAAAGATATTTATAATGTTTTTGGGTACATGTCTTTTAGTTTTGCGGTTGCGCACAAAACAGACCCTTTATTAACGGAAATAAAAGAAAAATTAGGAAACTCTTATTTAAATGAATTGTTAAGTTCTAATAGTGACTACTTAACCATTAACAGAACAAGTGTACCAACAAAAATAGAAGCGACAATTTCTAATTCTGTAGCTTCTATTATGGACGATTTACCAGTGTCTCCTTTTATAGGAAGTAATTCTTGGGTACTTGCACCGGAAAAAACAAAGAACGGAAAAGTGATTTTTGAAAACGATCCGCATATTGCGTATTCACAGCCTTCAGTTTGGTATCAGAATCATATAAAAACTCCCAATTTTGAAATTTATGGTTTCAATATTGCGTTGATGCCGTTTCCTTTGTTAGGTCATAATAGAGAGTATGCTTACGGATTGACCATGTTAGCGAATGACGATTTAAATTTTTATGTGGAAGAAAGTAACCCTGATAATGCTTTAGAGTATAAAACAGTAGCTGGTTATAAAGCGTATGAATTAAGGAGTAAAACCATTTCTATAAAAAATGAGAGAGACACTACTTTTCAAGTAAAAGTAAGTAAACACGGACCTATAATGAATGGTTTAATAGAACATGTTATAGATGATAGGCCTATTGCCATGAGTTGGATTTATACGCAGTTGCCAAATGATATGCTAGATGTTTCTTATGGCCTTGCTCATGCAAATTCTATCAGTGATTTTAAAAAAGCGGTTTCTAGAATTCACGCACCTGGTTTAAATGTAATGTATGGAGATGCTGAAGATAATATTGCTTGGTTTTCTTCTGCTAAATTATATGCGTTAAGAGAAGGTTTATCTTCTAAAACGTATTTAAATGGAGCTTCTGGAGAGGATGAAATACTTGAGTATTTACCTTTTGAAGAGAATCCGAAAGCAATTAACCCGAGTTGGAATTACGTGTATTCTGCCAATAATCAAGTGGATTCTGTGCGAGGTAAATTGTATTCAGGCTATTATCAACCACAAGATAGGGCTAAAAGAATTGTAGAATTATTAGACAAAAAAAATGATTTTACAAAAGAAGATATTGCTGATATGACGTATGATGTAAAATCCGCTACAGTGCCAGGAATTATTCATAGTTTGTTAAAAAGTGTCGATAAGTCTATTTTAACAGTATCAGAAAGAAAAGCTTTTTCAGTTTTAGAAAATTGGGATGGAACGTATTTAAAAACGGCAGTTGCACCAACGATTTATAATCGTTTTTTATATGAATTTTTAAAGGAAACGTATCAAGATGAATTAGGAGGTAGTTTTGATTTGTTTATCAATTCGCAATTGCAAGATGAGGTTTTACCAAATCAAGTAAATAGAGAGAATTCTGTTTGGTGGGATAATATTGCTACCAAGAATAAAATTGAAACTAGAAAAGACATTGTTCTAGCATCCTTTAAAAAGTCTTTTGTTTTTTTACAAAATCAATTAGGAGAAAATGTAGATGATTGGACTTGGAATCGTGTTATTTCTGTAGAGTATGAACATGCAATTGGTAAAGCAGGTGGATTGTTGCGTGCTTTTTTTAATGTTGGTCCGTTTGAAACTATTGGAGGGAATGAGGTAATTAACAATCAGATTTTTAAACTAGATAGCACAGGGTATTATAAGGTAACTGCGGGGCCATCAACAAGAAGAGTTATCGATTTTTCTGATATAGAGAATAGTTTGGCAATTATTCCTACAGGTCAATCTGGAAATAGGTTTAGTGAGTATTACAAAGATCAAACTCAAAAGTATTTAGATGGAAAGTTTGTGAAGATGAGACTGAATCAATCTGAAATTGAAGCAAGTGAAAATGTGTTGATTTTGAAGCCCAAGGAATAA
- a CDS encoding radical SAM protein, with protein sequence MDYLSFLSKKYFISLEFGVESTLNKTLKKVNRCHTYDDTVATFNKCKNRGFHLGTHLIMGLPGETKEDLLNHAIEISKRPIDSLKLHHLQIVKKSIMVSQYNRNPEDFQLFTPESYIQFITEFVALLRPDIVIERFISQAPIDLLIAPKWNGLKNFEMVAKIDKKMIDEDSWQGKNYKSISINK encoded by the coding sequence ATTGATTACCTATCTTTTCTATCAAAAAAATATTTTATTTCTCTAGAATTTGGTGTGGAAAGCACTTTAAATAAAACATTAAAAAAAGTAAACAGATGTCATACCTATGATGACACTGTTGCTACTTTTAACAAATGTAAAAACAGAGGTTTTCATTTAGGTACCCATTTAATTATGGGTTTACCAGGAGAAACCAAAGAAGACTTATTAAACCACGCTATTGAAATTTCTAAACGACCTATTGACTCCTTAAAATTACACCATTTACAAATTGTAAAAAAATCGATCATGGTCTCTCAATACAATCGAAACCCAGAAGATTTTCAGCTTTTTACTCCAGAGAGCTATATTCAATTTATAACCGAGTTCGTAGCATTATTAAGACCAGATATTGTGATAGAACGTTTTATCAGTCAAGCTCCTATTGACTTATTAATAGCACCAAAATGGAACGGACTAAAAAACTTTGAAATGGTTGCTAAAATTGATAAAAAAATGATAGACGAAGATTCTTGGCAAGGAAAGAATTATAAATCCATTTCAATTAATAAATAG
- a CDS encoding DegT/DnrJ/EryC1/StrS family aminotransferase codes for MKKIQMVDLQGQYQQIKEAVNTSIEQVLNTSAYINGPLVHEFQADLEKYLGVKHVIPCANGTDALQIAMMGLGLEQGDEVITADFTFAATVEVIALLRLTPVLVDVDAETYNIDIEALKRAITPKTKAIVPVHLFGQVANMDAVLEIAKEHNLFVIEDNAQAIGANYTFKDGTKKKAGTIGNVGTTSFFPSKNLGCYGDGGAIFTNDDELAHTIRGIVNHGMYTRYYHDVVGVNSRLDSIQAGVLKAKLPLLDTYCEARRNAARFYNKALSVSEHIITPTTSACGEICDTCDCHVFHQYTLQITNGKRDDLHKHLLAQGIPNAIYYPVALHSQKAYADARYKESDFPVTNELIKTVISLPMHTELDKEQLTFITKTILDFVN; via the coding sequence ATGAAAAAAATTCAAATGGTTGACCTACAAGGTCAATATCAACAAATAAAAGAAGCTGTAAATACTTCTATAGAACAAGTTTTAAATACTTCAGCATATATCAACGGACCTTTGGTTCATGAGTTTCAAGCAGATTTAGAAAAATATTTAGGCGTAAAGCACGTAATCCCTTGTGCAAACGGAACCGATGCATTGCAAATTGCAATGATGGGTTTAGGTTTAGAACAAGGTGATGAAGTGATTACCGCAGATTTTACTTTTGCTGCAACCGTAGAAGTTATTGCATTGTTAAGACTAACACCTGTTTTGGTAGATGTAGATGCAGAAACATACAACATAGATATTGAAGCTTTAAAAAGAGCCATCACTCCAAAAACTAAAGCCATTGTACCTGTTCATTTATTCGGACAAGTAGCAAATATGGATGCTGTTCTGGAAATAGCAAAAGAACATAATCTTTTTGTAATTGAAGATAATGCACAAGCAATTGGTGCTAATTACACCTTTAAAGACGGAACCAAAAAGAAAGCAGGAACTATCGGAAACGTTGGTACAACTTCTTTTTTCCCTTCTAAAAACTTAGGTTGTTATGGTGATGGTGGAGCCATTTTCACCAATGATGATGAATTAGCACATACCATTCGTGGTATTGTAAATCACGGTATGTACACACGTTATTATCATGATGTAGTTGGTGTAAACTCTCGTTTAGATTCTATACAAGCTGGAGTACTAAAAGCGAAACTACCTTTATTAGATACGTATTGTGAAGCTAGAAGAAATGCTGCTCGTTTTTACAACAAAGCGCTTTCTGTTTCAGAACATATTATTACGCCAACAACAAGCGCATGTGGAGAAATTTGCGACACTTGTGATTGCCATGTTTTTCATCAATATACATTACAAATTACAAATGGCAAAAGAGATGATTTACACAAACATTTGTTAGCACAAGGAATTCCGAATGCAATCTATTATCCAGTTGCACTGCATTCTCAAAAAGCGTATGCCGACGCCCGTTATAAAGAAAGTGATTTCCCTGTAACAAACGAATTGATAAAGACTGTAATTTCTTTACCAATGCATACAGAACTAGATAAAGAACAACTTACATTTATAACAAAAACGATTTTAGATTTCGTTAACTAA